In Leucobacter sp. CX169, a single genomic region encodes these proteins:
- a CDS encoding class I SAM-dependent methyltransferase, which yields MTALPGWDELPSPEGLAALDRVGEALSSGTPSDRVGATLRKEGVDPAFIAALLTQARLRQAGVAKFGDAARAMLFTQAGLEQATRQLVAAHHAARFLRAGSARVADLGCGIGAESRAFLAAGLGVRAVEIDPFTARIAAHNLGLAGQARGGDFEVLTGDAVLLGRGDADAVFLDPARRTSGHRDTRRLTAPEDYLPPLDFAFGHGRDLPTGVKLGPGFDRDLLPADAEAQWVSVDGAVVETGVWFGAAQTPGVGRSALVFRGGEAHELSAPADSPDVEVREPGEYLYEPDGAVIRARLIGLLAHELDAGMLGAGIAYLTSDRAVSTPFATGFRLLEELPAKEKELRRALTERGIGRLEIKKRGVDVDPAALRTRLKLRGDASGTLIVTRAAGRHVAYLAERISTAARAADASAPGSR from the coding sequence ATGACCGCACTCCCCGGCTGGGACGAGCTTCCGAGCCCCGAGGGCCTCGCCGCGCTTGATCGCGTGGGCGAGGCCCTTTCGTCTGGCACCCCCTCCGACCGCGTCGGCGCGACGCTGCGCAAGGAGGGCGTCGACCCGGCATTCATCGCGGCGCTGCTGACACAGGCGCGACTGCGGCAGGCAGGCGTCGCGAAGTTCGGCGACGCTGCGCGCGCGATGCTCTTCACTCAGGCTGGCCTCGAGCAGGCGACGCGCCAGCTCGTTGCGGCGCACCACGCTGCCCGATTCCTGCGGGCAGGATCCGCCCGCGTCGCAGATCTCGGGTGCGGGATCGGGGCCGAGTCCCGTGCGTTCCTAGCCGCCGGCCTCGGCGTGCGCGCGGTCGAGATCGACCCGTTCACCGCGCGGATCGCCGCACACAACCTCGGGCTCGCGGGGCAGGCGCGCGGGGGCGACTTCGAAGTGCTCACGGGCGACGCGGTGCTGCTGGGCCGGGGGGACGCCGATGCGGTCTTTCTCGACCCCGCGCGCCGCACGTCCGGGCACCGCGACACCCGCAGACTCACCGCGCCTGAAGACTATCTGCCCCCGCTCGATTTCGCTTTCGGGCACGGCCGGGACCTGCCGACCGGCGTCAAGCTTGGGCCGGGATTCGACCGGGACCTGCTCCCCGCGGACGCCGAGGCCCAGTGGGTGTCGGTGGACGGCGCGGTCGTCGAGACCGGCGTCTGGTTCGGGGCAGCCCAGACCCCGGGCGTCGGACGCTCAGCGCTCGTGTTCCGGGGCGGCGAGGCGCACGAGCTGTCGGCCCCCGCGGACTCCCCCGATGTCGAGGTGCGCGAGCCCGGCGAGTACCTGTACGAGCCCGATGGCGCTGTCATCCGGGCGCGCCTCATCGGCCTACTCGCGCACGAGCTGGACGCGGGGATGCTCGGTGCGGGCATCGCGTATCTCACCTCGGACCGCGCGGTGTCCACGCCCTTCGCGACCGGGTTCCGCCTGCTGGAAGAACTGCCCGCCAAGGAGAAAGAGCTACGTCGCGCACTCACCGAACGCGGCATCGGCCGTCTCGAGATCAAGAAGCGCGGAGTGGACGTGGATCCTGCCGCCCTGCGCACCCGGTTGAAGCTTCGCGGCGACGCCTCCGGCACCCTCATCGTGACGCGGGCCGCCGGCCGGCACGTCGCGTACCTCGCCGAACGAATCTCAACTGCAGCCCGCGCGGCCGACGCTAGCGCACCTGGATCTCGGTGA
- the rarD gene encoding EamA family transporter RarD encodes MGNRIGYVYGISAYLLWGLFPLYFLLLADIDPFELIPWRVLTCLMFCLVFIAILRKWAPLLAVLRSPKMGGWFTLSALLLYANWQIFVVAVLTGHVIETALGYFINPLVTILLGVIIRRERLRPVQWLAVGIAALGLVITAIAYGTMPWIALGLACSFGLYGFVRKQASEQIDALSGLTVETLAAAPFAIVQLIIVGFVAGGSGGFALGGFSHGPWITLLLIGSGLMTAIPLLLFGAANRRLPLSHMGFIQFITPILNFLTGAFLLHEPMDPARWIGFATVWIALILLVGDSVRQARRTPAESTAADVRLR; translated from the coding sequence GTGGGGAATCGGATTGGCTACGTATACGGGATTAGCGCGTATCTGCTCTGGGGGCTTTTTCCCCTGTATTTCTTGTTGTTGGCCGACATTGACCCGTTCGAGCTGATTCCCTGGCGGGTACTCACCTGCCTGATGTTCTGCCTCGTATTCATCGCGATCCTGCGCAAGTGGGCCCCCCTTCTCGCCGTCCTGCGCTCGCCCAAGATGGGCGGTTGGTTTACGCTTTCGGCGCTGCTGCTCTATGCAAACTGGCAGATCTTTGTTGTCGCGGTGCTCACCGGTCACGTGATTGAGACGGCCCTTGGCTACTTCATCAACCCCCTCGTGACGATCCTGCTCGGCGTTATCATCCGTCGCGAGAGGCTCCGGCCGGTCCAGTGGCTCGCGGTGGGGATCGCCGCGTTGGGTCTCGTCATTACCGCGATCGCGTACGGCACCATGCCCTGGATCGCGCTCGGACTCGCCTGCTCATTCGGGCTGTATGGCTTTGTTCGCAAGCAGGCGAGCGAACAGATCGACGCGCTGAGCGGACTTACCGTCGAGACGCTCGCGGCGGCTCCGTTTGCGATCGTGCAGCTGATCATTGTCGGCTTCGTCGCCGGCGGATCCGGTGGCTTCGCGCTCGGCGGATTCTCGCACGGCCCCTGGATCACCTTGCTCTTGATTGGGAGCGGGCTGATGACGGCGATCCCGCTGCTCCTGTTCGGCGCGGCGAATCGACGCTTGCCGCTCTCGCACATGGGATTTATCCAGTTCATCACGCCCATCCTGAACTTTCTCACGGGCGCATTCTTGCTCCACGAGCCCATGGATCCGGCGCGCTGGATTGGCTTTGCGACCGTCTGGATCGCGCTGATCCTGCTCGTGGGGGACTCCGTACGGCAGGCGCGGCGCACCCCGGCGGAATCAACGGCGGCCGACGTGCGTTTACGATAG
- a CDS encoding DUF4190 domain-containing protein encodes MSNPNDPNVSEPTGIPPVPPVPHYGATPEAPQQPPAAPQYVAPQAPAPQYAAPQQPASPYAAPQAQAPQYAAAQPYPAGPVRPTNGMAIAALITGILVPIVGIFLGHISLKQIKRTGEAGHGMALAGLICGYVFTAFWVLYIIFIIFVVVLAGASSSYNY; translated from the coding sequence ATGTCGAACCCGAACGATCCAAACGTTTCCGAGCCGACCGGCATCCCCCCGGTGCCGCCCGTTCCGCACTACGGCGCAACGCCCGAGGCCCCGCAGCAGCCGCCCGCTGCCCCACAGTATGTCGCCCCGCAGGCGCCTGCCCCGCAGTACGCGGCGCCCCAGCAGCCCGCCTCGCCCTACGCGGCGCCCCAGGCTCAGGCGCCCCAGTACGCGGCCGCGCAGCCCTACCCCGCGGGCCCGGTTCGCCCGACCAACGGCATGGCCATCGCCGCCCTCATTACGGGCATCCTGGTCCCGATTGTCGGCATCTTCCTCGGCCACATCAGCCTGAAGCAGATCAAGCGCACGGGCGAGGCCGGCCACGGCATGGCGCTCGCGGGCCTCATCTGCGGGTACGTGTTCACGGCCTTCTGGGTCCTGTACATCATCTTCATCATCTTCGTGGTCGTGCTGGCTGGCGCTTCGAGCAGCTACAACTACTAG
- a CDS encoding SURF1 family protein — protein sequence MSRTSAPTLGQVMRRPRWIGALLLALLVGGGFAGLAQWQMGHAVKINSDSAIDSETPLAIEELNRPGTPVNDTAAGRMVTVSGTFAPGDFRVVENRVNDGKTGAWVVGHLVTDDSPANHLSVAIGWAPDTQGAERALAKIDVADPAPVELEGRYMPAEGPVVPKPDQDPWVLRTMMPAQLANLWAEFDGPVFAGYLVSHTPEGGLAEINSVPPLPEETVNWLNLFYALEWVVFAGFALFFWYRITRDAWEKELDQLAIDAEAEDQAAGSPEETAAGIGAGADPAPKFAPPSQP from the coding sequence ATGAGCCGCACCTCGGCACCCACGCTCGGTCAGGTGATGCGGCGGCCTCGCTGGATCGGCGCATTGCTGCTTGCACTGCTGGTCGGCGGCGGCTTCGCCGGGCTGGCGCAGTGGCAGATGGGCCACGCCGTCAAAATCAACTCTGACTCGGCGATTGACAGCGAGACGCCGCTCGCCATCGAGGAGCTCAACCGCCCGGGCACTCCCGTGAATGACACCGCCGCAGGGCGCATGGTCACGGTCTCGGGCACCTTCGCACCCGGCGACTTCCGCGTCGTGGAGAACCGGGTCAACGACGGCAAGACGGGCGCCTGGGTCGTGGGGCACCTGGTCACCGACGACAGTCCCGCCAACCACCTGTCGGTTGCGATCGGCTGGGCACCGGACACGCAGGGCGCCGAGCGCGCGCTCGCAAAGATCGATGTCGCGGATCCTGCGCCGGTCGAGCTCGAGGGCCGGTACATGCCCGCGGAGGGACCGGTCGTCCCGAAGCCAGACCAGGATCCATGGGTGCTCCGCACCATGATGCCGGCGCAGCTCGCGAACCTGTGGGCCGAGTTCGACGGGCCCGTGTTCGCCGGGTACCTGGTGTCGCACACGCCCGAGGGCGGGCTTGCGGAGATCAACTCCGTGCCGCCACTGCCCGAGGAGACGGTCAACTGGCTCAACCTCTTCTACGCGCTCGAATGGGTCGTGTTCGCGGGCTTCGCGCTCTTCTTCTGGTACCGGATCACGCGCGATGCCTGGGAGAAGGAACTCGACCAGCTCGCGATCGACGCCGAGGCTGAAGACCAGGCGGCAGGCTCGCCTGAAGAGACCGCGGCAGGCATCGGCGCCGGCGCGGATCCTGCCCCGAAATTTGCACCCCCCAGCCAGCCGTAG
- a CDS encoding glycerol-3-phosphate dehydrogenase/oxidase: MSRKRTQEASRTLRLGPEERAAAIAALRDPERELDVLVIGGGIVGTGSALDAVTRGLSTGIVESRDWGSGTSSRSSKLVHGGIRYLEQLNFGLVHEALIERGLLLQRIAPHLVHPVRFLYPLTKPVFERVYVGAGMLLYDLFARTSRRGPGVPFHTHLSRKQLRRASPGLRKDAFRGGLSYSDGQVDDARYVAMVARTAAAYGAHAANRVRVEGFLKVGERVVGVTARDLVTDETFEIRAKQVVNATGVWTDDTQAMVGERGQFKVRASKGVHLVVPRDRFQSKLGLLLRTEKSVLFVIPWGRHWLIGTTDTDWDLDKAHPAATAADIDYLLEHVNAVLAVPLTRDDVEGVFAGLRPLLSGESDDTSKLSREHIVAHAVPGLVVVAGGKWTTYRVMAKDAIDAAVDALEGRTPASITEDVPLLGAEGYRAAWNRRARVARAFQVHPARIEHLLHRYGSLTNEVLDLIGERPELGEPLPGADDYIAAEVVYAASHEGALHLDDVLARRTRVSIEAWDRGIAAAPVAARLMGGVLGWDEARIELETARYLERVAAERASQDQLTDADADRVRLQATEPGAPALGTP; this comes from the coding sequence ATGAGTCGGAAGAGAACTCAAGAAGCGAGTCGGACACTACGACTTGGCCCGGAGGAGCGTGCCGCCGCCATCGCGGCGCTGCGGGATCCCGAGCGCGAGCTCGACGTCCTGGTCATCGGAGGCGGCATCGTCGGCACGGGCTCGGCGCTCGACGCCGTCACCCGGGGGCTCTCGACCGGCATCGTCGAGTCCCGCGACTGGGGGTCGGGCACCTCGAGCCGCTCATCGAAGCTCGTGCACGGCGGCATCCGCTACCTCGAGCAACTCAACTTCGGGCTGGTGCACGAGGCCTTGATCGAACGCGGCCTGTTGCTGCAGCGCATCGCCCCGCACCTCGTGCATCCCGTCCGCTTCTTGTACCCGCTCACCAAGCCGGTCTTCGAGCGCGTCTATGTCGGCGCCGGCATGCTGCTCTACGACCTCTTCGCGCGGACGAGCCGGCGAGGCCCGGGCGTCCCGTTCCACACCCACCTGTCGCGGAAGCAGCTGCGGCGTGCGTCGCCGGGGCTCCGCAAGGACGCGTTCCGGGGCGGCCTCAGCTACTCCGACGGTCAGGTCGACGACGCGCGCTACGTCGCGATGGTCGCCCGCACCGCCGCCGCCTATGGGGCGCACGCCGCGAACCGGGTGCGGGTCGAGGGGTTTCTCAAGGTGGGAGAGCGCGTCGTCGGCGTGACCGCACGGGACCTCGTCACGGACGAGACATTCGAGATCCGTGCCAAGCAGGTGGTGAACGCCACCGGCGTCTGGACCGACGACACCCAGGCGATGGTGGGGGAGCGCGGACAGTTCAAGGTCCGCGCGTCTAAGGGCGTGCACCTCGTGGTGCCGCGCGACCGCTTCCAGTCGAAGCTCGGGCTGCTCCTGCGCACTGAGAAGAGCGTGCTCTTCGTCATCCCCTGGGGGCGGCACTGGCTGATCGGCACGACCGATACCGATTGGGACTTGGACAAGGCCCACCCTGCGGCGACCGCCGCCGATATCGACTACCTGCTCGAGCATGTGAATGCGGTGCTCGCGGTGCCGCTGACCCGCGACGACGTCGAGGGCGTCTTCGCGGGGCTGCGACCGCTCCTGTCGGGTGAGTCGGACGACACGTCGAAGCTCTCGCGCGAGCACATCGTCGCGCACGCGGTGCCCGGACTCGTCGTGGTCGCGGGCGGGAAATGGACGACCTATCGCGTCATGGCGAAGGACGCGATCGACGCCGCGGTCGACGCCCTCGAGGGGCGTACCCCCGCCTCGATCACCGAGGACGTGCCGTTGCTGGGCGCTGAGGGGTACCGGGCCGCCTGGAACCGTCGTGCCCGCGTGGCGCGCGCGTTCCAGGTGCACCCGGCGCGGATCGAGCACCTGTTGCACCGCTACGGCTCGTTGACGAACGAGGTCCTCGACCTCATCGGCGAGCGCCCCGAACTCGGCGAGCCGCTGCCCGGCGCCGACGACTACATCGCCGCCGAGGTCGTCTACGCGGCGAGCCACGAGGGCGCGTTGCACCTGGACGACGTACTCGCGCGGCGCACCCGCGTCTCAATCGAGGCCTGGGACCGGGGCATTGCGGCGGCACCGGTCGCCGCCCGCCTCATGGGTGGCGTGCTCGGCTGGGATGAGGCACGGATCGAGCTTGAGACGGCACGATACCTGGAGCGGGTCGCCGCCGAGCGGGCCAGCCAGGATCAGCTCACCGACGCGGACGCCGACCGCGTGCGGCTGCAGGCGACAGAGCCCGGCGCGCCCGCGCTCGGTACCCCCTAA
- the groES gene encoding co-chaperone GroES, producing the protein MSVAIKPLEDRIVIQQVAAEQTTASGLVIPDSAKEKPQEGEVVAVGLGRIDDNGNRVPMDIAVGDRVIYSKYGGTEVKYAGEEYLVLSARDVLAVVVR; encoded by the coding sequence GTGTCGGTCGCTATCAAGCCGCTCGAGGATCGTATCGTCATCCAGCAGGTCGCCGCTGAGCAGACCACCGCCTCTGGCCTGGTCATCCCGGACAGCGCCAAGGAGAAGCCCCAGGAGGGCGAGGTCGTGGCCGTGGGCCTCGGCCGCATCGATGACAACGGTAACCGGGTCCCCATGGACATCGCCGTTGGCGATCGCGTGATCTACTCGAAGTACGGCGGGACCGAGGTCAAGTACGCCGGCGAGGAGTACCTGGTGCTCTCCGCTCGCGACGTCCTCGCGGTCGTCGTTCGCTAA
- the guaB gene encoding IMP dehydrogenase → MEQRDPFAFTGLTYDDVLLLPAHTDVIPSEADTSTRLTRNISLGIPLISAAMDTVTETRMAVAMARNGGLGILHRNLSIQDQAEMADRVKRSEAGMITNPVTTSLEATVAEVDALCGEYRVSGLPVVDKQGILLGIITNRDMRFIEPKRRASVRVADAMTQMPLITAPVGISREDAATIFATHKIEKLPLVDSDGKLTGLITVKDFDKEEQYPNATKDDAGRLRVGAAIGFFGDAWKRAGALVDAGVDLLVVDTANGDSRGVLEIIAKLKADPAFAHIDIIGGNVATYNGARALVEAGADAIKVGVGPGSICTTRVIAGVGVPQVTAVYEAAKAATPAGVPVIADGGLQYSGDIAKALVAGASSVMIGSLFAGTDESPGDLAFVGGKQFKNYRGMGSLGALQTRGERTSYSKDRYFQADVPSDEKLIPEGIEGQVPYRGPVGSVAHQLIGGLRQSMFYVGARTVPELKERGQFVKITAAGLKESHPHDIQMVVEAPNYKK, encoded by the coding sequence ATGGAACAGCGTGATCCCTTCGCGTTCACCGGACTCACCTACGACGACGTGCTGCTGCTGCCGGCGCACACCGACGTGATCCCCAGCGAGGCGGATACCTCGACTCGGCTGACCAGAAACATCAGCCTGGGCATTCCCCTGATCTCCGCGGCGATGGACACGGTGACCGAGACGCGCATGGCGGTCGCTATGGCGCGCAACGGCGGCCTCGGCATCCTGCACCGCAACCTCTCCATCCAGGATCAGGCCGAGATGGCCGACCGGGTGAAGCGCAGCGAGGCCGGCATGATCACGAACCCCGTCACGACGTCGCTCGAAGCGACGGTTGCCGAGGTGGACGCGCTCTGCGGCGAATACCGCGTGAGCGGACTTCCCGTGGTCGACAAGCAGGGGATCCTGCTCGGCATCATCACGAACCGCGACATGCGCTTCATCGAGCCGAAGCGCCGTGCATCGGTGCGGGTCGCCGATGCCATGACCCAGATGCCGCTGATTACGGCGCCGGTCGGCATCAGCCGCGAGGATGCCGCAACGATCTTTGCGACGCACAAGATCGAGAAGCTGCCCCTCGTGGACAGCGATGGCAAGCTCACCGGACTCATCACCGTCAAGGACTTTGACAAGGAAGAGCAGTACCCGAACGCGACCAAGGACGATGCCGGACGCCTGCGCGTCGGCGCGGCAATCGGCTTCTTCGGCGACGCCTGGAAGCGTGCGGGCGCGCTCGTCGACGCCGGCGTGGACCTCCTCGTCGTCGATACCGCCAACGGCGACAGCCGCGGCGTGCTCGAGATCATCGCGAAGCTCAAGGCCGACCCGGCGTTTGCGCACATCGACATCATCGGCGGCAACGTCGCGACCTACAACGGTGCCCGCGCGCTGGTCGAGGCTGGCGCCGACGCGATCAAGGTGGGCGTTGGCCCCGGGTCGATCTGCACCACGCGCGTCATCGCCGGCGTCGGCGTGCCCCAGGTGACCGCGGTCTACGAGGCAGCGAAAGCGGCGACGCCGGCTGGCGTGCCCGTCATCGCGGACGGCGGCCTGCAGTACTCGGGCGACATCGCGAAAGCCCTCGTGGCCGGCGCGAGCTCGGTCATGATCGGCTCGCTCTTCGCGGGTACGGACGAAAGCCCCGGCGACCTCGCCTTCGTGGGCGGCAAGCAGTTCAAGAACTACCGCGGCATGGGCTCGCTTGGCGCGCTCCAGACCCGTGGCGAGCGCACCTCGTACTCGAAGGACCGCTACTTCCAGGCGGACGTTCCGAGTGACGAGAAGCTGATTCCCGAGGGCATCGAGGGTCAGGTGCCCTACCGCGGCCCGGTCGGCTCGGTGGCGCACCAGCTCATTGGCGGCCTGCGCCAGTCGATGTTCTACGTCGGCGCGCGGACGGTTCCCGAGCTCAAGGAGCGCGGACAGTTCGTGAAGATCACGGCTGCTGGCCTCAAGGAATCGCACCCGCACGACATCCAGATGGTCGTTGAGGCGCCCAACTACAAGAAGTAG
- a CDS encoding GuaB3 family IMP dehydrogenase-related protein, translated as MSNEIEIGRGKRARRVYTFDEIGIVPTRRTRDPELVSTSWGIDAFHFDIPVLGAPMDSVMSPATAIALGRLGGLGVLNLEGLWTRHEDPQPLLDELAGLGDGVETTKRMRELYSAPIRPELIQERLREVREAGVTVAGALSPHRTAEFSDTVIAAGVDLFVIRGNTVSAEHVSTDDREPLNLKKFIYELDVPVIVGGAATYQAALHLMRTGAAGVLVGFGGGASSTTRATLGIRAPMASAIADVAGARSDYLDESGGRYVHVIADGGLGTSGDLIKAVACGADAVMLGSALARATDAPGAGWHWGQEAHHDDLPRGTRVRVGAVAPLAEIVNGPAHVADGTANLIGALRRAMATTGYSELKEFQRVDIVHAQR; from the coding sequence GTGAGCAACGAGATCGAGATCGGCCGCGGCAAGCGGGCCCGCCGCGTGTACACCTTCGACGAAATCGGCATTGTGCCGACCCGACGCACTCGGGACCCCGAGCTGGTGTCGACCAGTTGGGGTATTGACGCCTTCCACTTCGACATCCCCGTGCTGGGTGCGCCCATGGACTCGGTGATGTCGCCGGCCACCGCCATCGCGCTGGGACGCCTCGGTGGACTCGGGGTATTGAACCTCGAGGGCCTGTGGACCCGACACGAAGACCCCCAGCCCCTGCTGGACGAGCTTGCCGGGCTCGGCGACGGCGTCGAGACCACGAAGCGCATGCGCGAGCTGTACAGCGCGCCCATCCGCCCCGAGTTGATCCAGGAGCGCCTCCGCGAGGTCCGCGAGGCCGGGGTCACCGTCGCCGGCGCGCTGTCGCCACACCGGACGGCCGAGTTCTCCGACACCGTGATCGCCGCGGGCGTCGACCTGTTCGTGATTCGCGGCAACACCGTCTCGGCCGAGCACGTCTCGACCGATGACCGCGAGCCGTTGAACCTCAAGAAGTTCATCTACGAGCTCGACGTGCCCGTCATCGTCGGCGGGGCCGCGACGTACCAGGCCGCGCTGCACCTCATGCGCACCGGCGCGGCCGGTGTGCTCGTCGGCTTCGGCGGCGGCGCGTCATCGACCACGCGCGCCACGCTCGGCATCCGCGCACCCATGGCGTCGGCGATCGCCGATGTGGCGGGCGCGCGCAGCGACTACCTCGACGAATCGGGCGGGCGCTACGTGCACGTCATCGCCGATGGTGGCCTCGGCACCTCGGGCGACCTCATCAAGGCCGTGGCCTGCGGCGCCGATGCGGTCATGCTGGGTTCGGCCCTTGCCCGCGCCACCGACGCCCCGGGCGCCGGCTGGCACTGGGGCCAGGAAGCTCACCACGACGACCTGCCCCGTGGCACGCGCGTGCGCGTCGGCGCGGTCGCGCCGCTCGCGGAGATTGTGAACGGCCCCGCGCACGTCGCGGACGGCACGGCGAATCTTATCGGCGCGCTGCGCCGGGCGATGGCCACGACGGGTTACTCGGAGCTCAAGGAGTTCCAGCGCGTCGACATCGTGCACGCGCAGCGTTAG